The Fodinibius salicampi DNA segment TCCAGTAATCCATATTGCTTCTGCAGCCAGCTCAGGAGTAATCCAAGTCCACCACCAATCACACAGCCGATGATTCCGATATACAGTCCCTGGCGCATAAAAATAGATTTTATATCAGAGGGCGTAAATCCCATTGTCAACAGGACCCCGATATCCCTGTTTTTTTGGATAACGATCATTGTTAACGAACCTATAATATTCAAGACAGCGACCAGTACTATAATCATGAGGATCAGGTAGGAGCTCCATTTTTCAAGATACATAATATCGTATAGCGGCTGCTGGAGATCGTACCACGTAGAAACAGAATATTCATTCCCCAGGCTCGCACTTAGGGTACTTTTCACTTCTTCTGCGTTTTGCGAATCCTCAAGACGAAGGTCAATACCTGAAATTTGATTCCTCACCTCGAAAAGACGCTGTGCCGCCTCCATGTCAATAAACACGGCAGGACCATCCACAATCTGTATTTGGGAGTAGCTACCCCGTATTTCAAACCGAAATTGCCGGGGAAGAGAAAACTGGGTAAGAGATTTTCTCATCCCGTTTGCACTTAAGAGGGCCACTTCGTCTCCTACATTTAGATTCAGTTCACCCATGAGCTGTTCGTTTACTATCAGTCCGGGGTTTTTATTTCGAACCCCCAAATCAATCTCTCCTGATGTCAGATTCTTGCTCAAATTATTAATCTCAGAATACTCCTCTATATTTATTCCCTTTACATCAACCACCTTATCGCTTTTGTTGCTGTGGGCAAGCAAAGCCTTTCCCTCTATATAGGAAGCGGCAGCTGTAATTTCCGGAATCTGTGATAGCTTCTGTTCCATTTCACCCGTATAGAGAAAAGAGTTACGTTCTACAGATTCTATGCGGATATCCGGATCATTTTGCAACAAAATACCCTGAATAACCTCAAAAAAACCGTTAAATACGGATAAAACGACAATTAATAGTGCTGTTCCGACGGTCACTCCCGCAATACTTATTAATGTAAGGGTAGATATGAGTGAAATATGCTTCTTTGAAAAAAGATATCGCCGCGCTATAAATCCAGTTGTTTTCATAAATCCAAGATAACCATAATACAGAAAGATTACAGCTGATGATATATATCCCGATGAGCAAACGACTACCAGTTGTTATATAAACTCCCTTACCAAGTGTTAATCCACGTTTTTGTCAACGGGAAGCTTTACGGAACTTCGCACGTGCAAATCACGCTGCGGAAATGGAATCTCAACGCCATATTTTTGAAAAGTCCGTACGATAGCCTGGTTAAGTTCATTTCTAATTCGCGGATAATGCTTAACATCGGGAATCCATACCCGCAGCTCCATATTCCACGAGGATTCGCCGAATTCAATGAGATGTACCTCCGGATCGGGATTTTTCATTACGCTTTTGTTTTTTTCAGCAACTTCTTCAAGTGCTTCTAAGACCGTATCAAGATCTGACTTGTAGGAAACGCCTACATTGATATCCAGACGGTAACTGGGATCTCCATGTGAATAGTTAATAACATTCTTTGATACGAAC contains these protein-coding regions:
- a CDS encoding ABC transporter permease translates to MKTTGFIARRYLFSKKHISLISTLTLISIAGVTVGTALLIVVLSVFNGFFEVIQGILLQNDPDIRIESVERNSFLYTGEMEQKLSQIPEITAAASYIEGKALLAHSNKSDKVVDVKGINIEEYSEINNLSKNLTSGEIDLGVRNKNPGLIVNEQLMGELNLNVGDEVALLSANGMRKSLTQFSLPRQFRFEIRGSYSQIQIVDGPAVFIDMEAAQRLFEVRNQISGIDLRLEDSQNAEEVKSTLSASLGNEYSVSTWYDLQQPLYDIMYLEKWSSYLILMIIVLVAVLNIIGSLTMIVIQKNRDIGVLLTMGFTPSDIKSIFMRQGLYIGIIGCVIGGGLGLLLSWLQKQYGLLELSSAFIIDAYPVNIEGGDVSIVLIGSLILCLLASWYPARRAATVEPADAIRYD